The following are encoded together in the Mesoterricola sediminis genome:
- a CDS encoding MarR family winged helix-turn-helix transcriptional regulator — protein MLTVVRSRLRQVSWRLLAPYGVTPQQYQVLRVLSDAPGLCHSDLAGALGLDKPTATRILQNLRRKGWVEARACPGHGRRLHLELTEAGLALVGRLDAFRKTVREGLEADMSPAERQAVRDLLFKLKLNLDRLDEVPVIERP, from the coding sequence ATGCTCACGGTCGTCCGCAGCCGGCTGCGGCAGGTCTCCTGGCGGCTCTTGGCCCCCTACGGGGTGACCCCCCAGCAGTACCAGGTCCTGCGCGTCCTCTCCGACGCGCCGGGCCTCTGCCACAGCGACTTGGCGGGGGCCCTCGGCCTGGACAAGCCCACCGCCACCCGGATCCTGCAGAACCTGCGGCGCAAGGGCTGGGTCGAGGCCCGGGCCTGCCCCGGCCACGGTCGCCGGCTCCACCTGGAACTGACGGAGGCCGGCCTGGCCCTTGTCGGTCGTCTGGACGCCTTCCGGAAGACCGTGCGGGAGGGCCTGGAAGCGGACATGTCTCCGGCCGAGCGCCAAGCCGTCCGGGACCTCCTTTTCAAATTGAAGCTCAACCTCGACCGCCTGGACGAAGTCCCGGTGATTGAACGTCCCTGA
- a CDS encoding efflux RND transporter permease subunit has translation MWIVRLALRRPYTIAVMCMLLLLMGVLSMRRMQVDIFPSIDIPVVTVVWSYGGMTPEEMERRVVAVSERSMSTSVNGIERIESQSIQGIGILRVYFQPGTDIGAAIAQIASTSSTILRILPPGMTPPSIIQFNASNVPVVQLTARSDSLSEQQVYDHALNFIRLRLFTIPGLSTPGPFGGRGRQISMDIDPDKLAARGLSPADVVTAISSENVIVPAGVARLGARELPVLTNSNPSKVEDLRALPLKLVNGSPVYLRDVARVYDGFSDQTNIVRINGSRATYLAILKKADASTLAVVDAAKEILPVIKAAAPQGLELKFDFDQSQFVRGAISDVVKEAFIASVLVSLMILFFLGSGRSMLLVCTSIPLAIFAGIIGLKVSGQTMNIMTLGGLSLAIGMLVDDATVEVENIHRNQAMGKPLTVAILDGASQIAVPAIVATLAICIVFFPVVLLVGPAKYLFTPLAMAVVYSMLASYLLSRTLVPTLARMLLEHDHHDPAGRMGRFNAWRERGFGRFQDAYGRLLDKVLHHRVFVLALASAFALVSTGLLLVLGRDFFPAVDVGLMKLHVRAPSGTRLEQTEVLVAQVEQAIRDAVPVRDLATVNSNIGVPGPFNLSMIPSDNVTSADADVFVSLNHGHRPTQAYMRSLREELPKRFPGVSFYFQPADIVSQVLNFGVPAPIDIQVEGNNLVANAEVARRIEASVRQVPGAVDVRLKQVVNGPGYRVNVDRVRAAQLGLNQQAVANGLLVSLSGNGQLAPSWFLDPVTGVNYTVAVKTPLARMASPGDLMSTPFSLPGGNALLQAGNAPVGPAAQATFEPLSNFASLQRISVPTEINHFTVQRVLDVMANVEGRDLGAVMADIQKQVKGLGQLPPGTRIRVRGQFEVMVEAFTNLGGGLVIAIVLVYLLMAVLYQSWLDPFIILFAVPGALVGILWMLAATGTTLNVESMMGAIMAVGIATSNSILLVSFANDVRVANPGMTALEAARAAGRTRLRPVLMTALAMILGMIPMALALGEAGSQNAPLGRAVIGGLLMATVVTLFIVPVVYSLFRKKPPTAHLLDEKFNTEQQGSEA, from the coding sequence ATGTGGATCGTACGTCTCGCCCTGCGCCGCCCCTACACCATCGCCGTGATGTGCATGCTCCTGCTCCTCATGGGCGTGCTCTCCATGCGCCGCATGCAGGTGGACATCTTCCCCAGCATCGACATCCCCGTGGTGACGGTGGTGTGGAGCTACGGCGGCATGACGCCCGAGGAGATGGAACGGCGGGTGGTGGCCGTCAGCGAGCGGTCCATGTCCACCTCCGTCAACGGCATCGAGCGCATCGAATCCCAGAGCATCCAGGGCATCGGCATCCTCCGGGTCTACTTCCAGCCCGGCACCGACATCGGGGCGGCCATCGCCCAGATCGCCTCGACGAGCTCGACGATCCTCCGCATCCTCCCGCCGGGCATGACGCCCCCCAGCATCATCCAGTTCAACGCCAGCAACGTCCCCGTCGTCCAGCTCACGGCGCGCAGCGACAGCCTCTCGGAGCAGCAGGTCTACGACCACGCCCTCAACTTCATCCGGCTCCGGCTGTTCACGATCCCGGGCCTGTCCACCCCCGGGCCCTTCGGCGGCCGCGGCCGCCAGATCTCCATGGACATCGATCCCGACAAGCTGGCCGCCCGGGGCCTCAGCCCCGCCGACGTGGTGACGGCCATCTCCAGCGAGAACGTCATCGTCCCCGCGGGCGTGGCCCGCCTCGGCGCCCGCGAACTGCCGGTCCTCACCAATTCCAATCCCTCGAAGGTGGAGGACCTGCGGGCCCTGCCCCTCAAGCTCGTCAACGGGTCTCCCGTCTACCTCCGGGACGTCGCCCGGGTCTACGACGGGTTCTCGGACCAGACGAACATCGTCCGCATCAACGGCTCCCGGGCCACCTACCTGGCCATCCTCAAGAAGGCCGACGCCAGCACCCTGGCCGTGGTGGACGCGGCCAAGGAGATCCTCCCCGTCATCAAGGCCGCGGCCCCCCAGGGCCTGGAGCTCAAGTTCGACTTCGACCAGAGCCAGTTCGTGCGGGGCGCCATCTCGGACGTGGTGAAGGAGGCCTTCATCGCCTCCGTCCTCGTCTCGCTGATGATCCTGTTCTTCCTGGGGTCGGGCCGGTCCATGCTCCTGGTCTGCACCAGCATCCCCCTCGCCATCTTCGCCGGCATCATCGGCCTGAAGGTCTCCGGCCAGACCATGAACATCATGACCCTCGGCGGCCTGAGCCTGGCCATCGGCATGCTGGTGGACGACGCCACCGTGGAGGTGGAGAACATCCACCGCAACCAGGCGATGGGCAAGCCGCTGACGGTGGCCATCCTGGACGGGGCCAGCCAGATCGCGGTGCCCGCCATCGTGGCGACGCTGGCGATCTGCATCGTGTTCTTCCCGGTCGTCCTCCTCGTGGGCCCGGCCAAGTACCTCTTCACCCCCCTGGCCATGGCCGTCGTCTACTCCATGCTGGCCTCGTACCTCCTGAGCCGGACCCTGGTGCCGACCCTGGCGCGCATGCTGCTGGAGCACGACCACCACGACCCCGCCGGCCGCATGGGGCGCTTCAACGCCTGGCGCGAGCGCGGCTTCGGGCGCTTCCAGGACGCCTACGGACGCCTCCTGGACAAGGTCCTGCACCACCGGGTCTTCGTGCTGGCCCTGGCCAGCGCCTTCGCCCTCGTCAGCACCGGCCTCCTCCTGGTGCTGGGCCGCGACTTCTTCCCCGCCGTGGACGTCGGCCTCATGAAGCTCCACGTGCGGGCCCCCTCCGGCACGCGCCTGGAGCAGACCGAGGTCCTCGTCGCCCAGGTGGAGCAGGCCATTCGCGACGCCGTCCCCGTCCGCGACCTGGCCACCGTGAACAGCAACATCGGCGTCCCGGGCCCCTTCAACCTGAGCATGATCCCGTCCGACAACGTCACCAGCGCCGACGCCGACGTCTTCGTGTCGCTCAACCACGGCCACCGCCCCACCCAGGCCTACATGCGTTCCCTGCGGGAGGAGCTGCCGAAGCGCTTCCCGGGGGTCTCCTTCTACTTCCAGCCCGCCGACATCGTCAGCCAGGTGCTCAACTTCGGCGTGCCCGCCCCCATCGACATCCAGGTCGAGGGCAACAACCTCGTCGCCAACGCCGAGGTGGCCCGCCGCATCGAGGCGTCTGTCCGCCAGGTTCCCGGCGCGGTGGACGTGCGGCTCAAGCAGGTGGTCAACGGCCCCGGCTACCGGGTGAACGTGGACCGGGTCCGGGCCGCCCAGCTCGGGCTCAACCAGCAGGCCGTGGCCAACGGGCTCCTGGTGTCCCTGTCCGGCAACGGCCAGCTGGCCCCCTCCTGGTTCCTGGATCCGGTGACGGGCGTCAACTACACCGTGGCCGTCAAGACGCCCCTGGCCCGCATGGCCAGCCCCGGCGACCTCATGTCGACGCCGTTCAGCCTCCCCGGCGGGAACGCGCTCCTGCAGGCCGGGAACGCGCCCGTGGGCCCCGCCGCCCAGGCCACCTTCGAACCCCTGTCCAACTTCGCCTCCCTCCAGCGCATCTCCGTTCCGACCGAGATCAACCATTTCACCGTCCAGCGCGTGCTGGACGTGATGGCCAACGTCGAGGGCCGGGACCTGGGGGCCGTCATGGCCGACATCCAGAAGCAGGTGAAGGGCCTGGGCCAGCTCCCCCCGGGGACCCGGATCCGGGTGCGGGGCCAGTTCGAGGTGATGGTGGAGGCCTTCACGAACCTGGGCGGAGGCCTGGTCATCGCCATCGTCCTGGTCTACCTGCTCATGGCCGTCCTCTACCAGAGCTGGCTGGACCCCTTCATCATCCTCTTCGCCGTGCCGGGCGCCCTCGTCGGCATCCTGTGGATGCTGGCGGCCACGGGCACCACCCTCAACGTGGAGTCGATGATGGGCGCCATCATGGCCGTCGGCATCGCCACCTCCAACTCCATCCTCCTGGTCAGCTTCGCCAACGACGTGCGCGTCGCCAACCCGGGGATGACGGCGCTGGAGGCGGCGCGGGCCGCGGGGCGGACCCGCCTGCGTCCCGTCCTGATGACCGCCCTGGCCATGATCCTGGGCATGATCCCCATGGCCCTGGCCCTGGGCGAGGCCGGAAGCCAGAACGCGCCCCTCGGGCGCGCCGTGATCGGGGGCCTCCTCATGGCCACGGTCGTCACCCTCTTCATCGTGCCCGTGGTCTACAGCCTCTTCCGCAAGAAGCCGCCCACGGCCCACCTCCTGGACGAGAAATTCAACACCGAGCAGCAAGGGAGTGAAGCATGA
- a CDS encoding efflux RND transporter periplasmic adaptor subunit, producing the protein MTADTSFSRFRLGGVALLAAAAAAIGVLWAFQRAGVAREAAHLRANEEAGPRVRVARVGGGGDTGALELNGDALPWESTTLYAKASGFLREIRVDKGTRVAKGQVLAVIESSEVNTDARALKADAENKRRYAERLKKLSQDGVISSRDLEDAEAAARIAEEKLASQKALQGYLTVTAPFAGVITQRFADPGALIQNAGSSTSAQPVVALAHVERLRVTFYLDQAVAARVKPGQAVTVRPIDRPDLTRQVTVARFSGALDPRTRTRLAEADLDNRDGAFVPGGAVIVGLALPREANRLEIPSEAVLTRGDKTFAAVVGPDQRLVVRPVALGEDNGSRVRVLQGLQAGDRVVLNPPVTLKDGDRVQPVDVKG; encoded by the coding sequence ATGACCGCCGACACCAGCTTTTCCCGGTTCCGCCTGGGGGGCGTCGCGCTCCTCGCGGCGGCGGCCGCCGCCATCGGCGTCCTCTGGGCCTTCCAGCGCGCCGGCGTGGCGCGCGAGGCGGCCCACCTCCGCGCGAACGAGGAGGCGGGGCCCCGCGTCCGCGTCGCCCGCGTGGGCGGCGGTGGCGACACCGGCGCCCTCGAGTTGAACGGCGACGCCCTGCCCTGGGAGTCCACCACCCTCTACGCCAAGGCGAGCGGCTTCCTGCGCGAGATCCGCGTGGACAAGGGCACCCGCGTCGCCAAGGGCCAGGTGCTGGCCGTCATCGAATCCAGCGAAGTGAACACCGACGCCCGGGCCCTCAAGGCCGACGCGGAGAACAAGCGCCGCTACGCCGAGCGCCTGAAGAAGCTCTCCCAGGACGGCGTCATCAGCAGCCGCGACCTGGAGGACGCCGAAGCCGCCGCCCGCATCGCCGAGGAGAAGCTCGCCTCCCAGAAGGCGCTGCAGGGCTACCTCACCGTCACCGCCCCCTTCGCGGGCGTCATCACCCAGCGGTTCGCGGACCCCGGCGCCCTCATCCAGAACGCCGGCAGCAGCACCTCGGCCCAGCCCGTCGTCGCCCTGGCGCACGTGGAGCGCCTGCGGGTGACCTTCTACCTGGACCAGGCCGTGGCGGCGCGGGTGAAGCCCGGCCAGGCCGTCACGGTCCGTCCCATCGACCGCCCCGACCTCACCCGCCAGGTGACCGTGGCCCGGTTCTCCGGCGCCCTCGATCCCCGGACCCGGACCCGCCTGGCCGAGGCGGACCTGGACAACCGGGACGGGGCCTTCGTGCCCGGCGGCGCGGTGATCGTGGGCCTCGCCCTGCCCCGGGAGGCGAACCGCCTCGAGATCCCCTCCGAGGCCGTCCTGACCCGGGGGGACAAGACCTTCGCGGCCGTCGTCGGCCCGGACCAGCGCCTTGTCGTCCGTCCCGTCGCCCTGGGCGAGGACAACGGGAGCCGGGTGCGCGTCCTCCAGGGGCTCCAGGCCGGAGACCGGGTGGTGCTGAATCCGCCGGTCACCCTCAAGGACGGGGACCGGGTCCAGCCGGTGGACGTCAAGGGCTGA
- a CDS encoding FmdB family zinc ribbon protein codes for MPIYEYECRGCGERHERLERMDAPATHDCPACGAKAGMARRLSAAAVAVGGGTAPAMPPGGGCCSGGGCPFAR; via the coding sequence ATGCCCATTTATGAGTATGAATGCCGAGGGTGTGGCGAGCGTCACGAGCGCCTCGAGCGCATGGACGCCCCTGCGACCCATGACTGCCCCGCCTGCGGCGCGAAGGCGGGCATGGCGCGGCGCCTCTCCGCGGCCGCCGTGGCCGTGGGAGGCGGCACCGCGCCGGCGATGCCCCCGGGCGGCGGCTGCTGCTCCGGCGGGGGGTGTCCCTTCGCCCGGTAA
- a CDS encoding FAD-dependent oxidoreductase: protein MNSSKRIVIVGGVAGGASAAARARRLSESAEITLFERGPYVSFANCGLPYHIAGVIPERKKLLVQTPESLMARFNLEVQVNTEVEAVDPAARTVTVRNLKTGQTRQVPYDALVLSPGAEPVRPPIPGAADPRVRTLRNMGDMDAILAALADARRTLVVGAGYIGLEMAEAFRHRGLDVVLVERLEQVMSVADPDMVGPLHDELRRNGVDLRLGCSVESFEAGAELRALLSDGSQVACDLAILAIGVRPETALARKAGLELGPTGGIRVDEHMRTSEPGIWAVGDAVEVRDAVLDGPALIPLAGPANRQGRIAADDIFGRPSTYKGTQGTAVCKVFDLAFAMTGQTEKGLQRLGVPFRKIYVHPADHATYYPGAHPISLKLLFEPGEGHLLGAQAVGAAGADKRIDVLATAMRGGLTVFDLEDAELCYAPPFGSAKDPINMAGFVAANVLRGDVALWEPEELATLREDQVLMDVRTLTEHRAGTIPGAELAPVDELRDRLDDLDPAKEYLVFCQVGLRGYVASRLLSQLGFRVRNLSGGYKRWQMWKGTAAGLAAERACGEDGTSACGA from the coding sequence ATGAACAGTTCCAAACGGATTGTCATCGTCGGCGGCGTCGCCGGCGGCGCCTCGGCCGCGGCCCGGGCCCGCAGGCTCTCGGAATCGGCCGAGATCACCCTCTTCGAGCGCGGGCCCTACGTGTCCTTCGCCAACTGCGGCCTGCCCTACCACATCGCCGGCGTGATCCCCGAGCGGAAGAAGCTCCTCGTCCAGACCCCCGAGAGCCTCATGGCCCGCTTCAACCTGGAGGTCCAGGTGAACACCGAGGTGGAAGCGGTGGATCCCGCCGCCCGCACCGTCACCGTCCGGAACCTCAAGACCGGCCAGACCCGCCAGGTGCCCTACGACGCCCTGGTCCTGAGCCCCGGCGCCGAGCCCGTGCGCCCCCCCATCCCCGGCGCCGCCGACCCGCGCGTGCGGACCCTGCGGAACATGGGCGACATGGACGCCATCCTCGCCGCCCTGGCCGACGCCCGGCGCACCCTCGTGGTGGGCGCCGGCTACATCGGCCTGGAGATGGCCGAGGCCTTCCGGCACCGGGGCCTGGACGTGGTGCTGGTGGAGCGGCTGGAGCAGGTCATGAGCGTGGCCGACCCCGACATGGTGGGGCCCCTCCACGACGAACTGCGCCGGAACGGCGTCGACCTGCGCCTGGGCTGCTCCGTGGAGAGCTTCGAGGCGGGGGCCGAGCTCAGGGCCCTCCTGTCCGACGGCAGCCAGGTGGCCTGCGACCTGGCCATCCTGGCCATCGGGGTGCGCCCCGAAACGGCCCTGGCCCGGAAGGCGGGCCTCGAGCTGGGCCCCACGGGCGGCATCCGGGTGGACGAGCACATGCGCACCAGCGAACCCGGCATCTGGGCCGTGGGGGACGCGGTGGAGGTGCGGGACGCGGTCCTGGACGGCCCCGCCCTCATCCCCCTGGCCGGCCCCGCCAACCGGCAGGGCCGCATTGCCGCGGACGACATCTTCGGCCGCCCCAGCACGTACAAGGGCACCCAAGGCACGGCCGTGTGCAAGGTCTTCGACCTGGCCTTCGCCATGACCGGCCAGACGGAAAAGGGCCTCCAGCGCCTGGGCGTCCCCTTTCGGAAGATCTACGTCCACCCCGCGGACCACGCCACCTACTACCCCGGGGCCCACCCCATCAGCCTCAAGCTCCTCTTCGAACCGGGCGAGGGCCACCTCCTGGGCGCCCAGGCCGTGGGCGCCGCCGGCGCCGACAAGCGCATCGACGTGCTCGCCACGGCCATGCGGGGCGGCCTCACGGTCTTCGACCTGGAGGACGCGGAGCTCTGCTACGCGCCCCCCTTCGGCAGCGCCAAGGACCCCATCAACATGGCCGGCTTCGTCGCCGCCAACGTGCTGCGCGGGGACGTGGCCCTGTGGGAGCCCGAGGAACTGGCCACCCTCCGGGAGGACCAGGTCCTGATGGACGTGCGGACCCTCACCGAGCACCGGGCCGGCACCATCCCCGGGGCCGAGCTGGCCCCCGTGGACGAGCTGCGGGACCGCCTGGACGACCTGGACCCCGCCAAGGAGTACCTGGTCTTCTGCCAGGTGGGCCTCCGGGGCTACGTGGCGAGCCGCCTCCTCTCCCAGCTGGGCTTCCGGGTGCGCAACCTCTCCGGCGGCTACAAGCGCTGGCAGATGTGGAAGGGCACGGCTGCCGGCCTGGCAGCGGAGCGCGCCTGCGGCGAGGATGGCACCTCGGCCTGCGGAGCCTGA
- a CDS encoding YeiH family protein — protein MDRTTLARLLWPLAAAATLLPWTGSATALVGGALLALLLGNPYQALFKRWTSRLLAWSVIGLGAGMDLRVVLRAGFHGLGYTAVTILLTLALGIWLARRMGVAGNTGILVSAGTAICGGSAIAAVAPVLSAEEHETSVALGTVFLLNAAALVVFPAVGHLLHMDQAPFGFWSALAIHDTSSVVGAALSYGPKALEIAVTLKLARALWIVPVALGIGLVRKEGGKAKGKRPWFILGFLVAAALATYVPVLHQPGVMVARVARQGLVLTLFLIGSGLTAETLRKVGLRPFLHGLLLWILVGGATLGAVLAGLLHP, from the coding sequence ATGGACCGGACGACCCTGGCCCGCCTCCTCTGGCCCCTGGCGGCGGCCGCCACCCTCCTGCCCTGGACCGGATCGGCCACCGCCCTGGTGGGCGGCGCTCTCCTCGCCCTGCTCCTGGGCAACCCCTACCAGGCCCTCTTCAAGCGGTGGACCTCGCGCCTCCTCGCCTGGTCCGTGATCGGCCTGGGCGCGGGCATGGACCTGCGTGTCGTCCTCCGGGCCGGCTTCCACGGCCTGGGCTACACGGCCGTGACCATCCTCCTCACCCTGGCCCTGGGGATCTGGCTGGCCCGCCGCATGGGCGTGGCCGGCAACACGGGCATCCTCGTCAGCGCCGGCACGGCGATCTGCGGCGGCAGCGCCATCGCCGCCGTGGCCCCCGTCCTCTCCGCCGAGGAGCACGAGACCAGCGTCGCCCTGGGCACGGTCTTCCTGCTCAACGCCGCGGCCCTCGTGGTCTTCCCGGCCGTGGGGCACCTCCTCCACATGGACCAGGCGCCCTTCGGGTTCTGGTCGGCCCTGGCCATCCACGACACCAGCTCCGTGGTGGGCGCGGCCCTCTCGTACGGCCCCAAGGCCCTGGAGATCGCCGTCACCCTCAAGCTGGCCCGGGCCCTCTGGATCGTGCCCGTCGCCCTCGGCATCGGCCTGGTCCGCAAGGAGGGCGGCAAGGCCAAGGGCAAGCGGCCCTGGTTCATCCTCGGGTTCCTGGTCGCGGCCGCCCTGGCCACGTACGTGCCCGTCCTGCACCAGCCCGGCGTCATGGTCGCCCGGGTCGCCCGCCAGGGCCTCGTCCTCACCCTCTTCCTCATCGGGTCGGGCCTCACGGCCGAGACCCTCCGGAAGGTGGGCCTGCGTCCCTTCCTCCACGGCCTCCTCCTCTGGATCCTCGTGGGCGGGGCCACCCTGGGCGCCGTCCTGGCCGGCCTCCTCCACCCCTGA
- a CDS encoding response regulator, with translation MARILVMDDSAFMRTLLRGALEAAGHEVEDFLPMSALEVLKKTKEWKPDLVLTDYHMPLIKGDEVARMAQRGCPDARILVLTATRDPDVEARLRRSGASLVLYKPMAAPEVLRHAEELLAQ, from the coding sequence ATGGCCCGCATCCTGGTGATGGACGATAGCGCATTCATGCGCACCCTCCTGAGGGGCGCCCTGGAGGCGGCTGGCCACGAGGTGGAGGACTTCCTGCCCATGAGCGCCCTCGAGGTGCTCAAGAAGACCAAGGAGTGGAAGCCGGACCTCGTCCTCACGGACTACCACATGCCCCTCATCAAGGGGGACGAGGTGGCGCGCATGGCCCAGCGCGGCTGCCCCGACGCCCGGATCCTGGTCCTGACGGCCACGCGCGATCCGGATGTGGAGGCCCGCCTGCGGCGCTCCGGCGCTTCCCTCGTCCTCTATAAGCCCATGGCGGCGCCGGAGGTGCTGAGGCATGCGGAGGAACTGCTGGCCCAATAG
- a CDS encoding ArsR/SmtB family transcription factor: protein MTLSAPLICDVSKLFAALGDESRLRILKVLVDAGRPMAQGAVAEAAGLSQANASKHLIHLARVGLVNREPSGNQVLFTPVTPLVPEVCDLVCGFVARRIQDAYSSMS from the coding sequence TTGACCCTCTCGGCCCCCCTCATCTGCGATGTCAGCAAGCTCTTCGCCGCCCTGGGCGACGAGAGCCGGCTGCGCATCCTCAAGGTGCTCGTGGACGCCGGCCGCCCCATGGCCCAGGGGGCCGTGGCGGAGGCGGCGGGCCTGTCCCAGGCCAACGCCAGCAAGCACCTCATCCATCTGGCCCGGGTGGGCCTGGTGAACCGCGAGCCCAGCGGGAACCAGGTGCTCTTCACCCCGGTCACCCCCCTCGTCCCCGAGGTCTGCGACCTGGTGTGCGGCTTCGTGGCCCGCCGCATCCAGGACGCCTACTCATCCATGTCGTAG
- a CDS encoding TolC family protein: protein MPSLLRILPPFLALVAQAQQPLTLPDAIRQAWKGQTGLQAGEALADKARAEAEALKALRLPTVSLGVGLTRTTEPMQVFGTRLDQARISQMDFMPDRLNHPAAITGGGATLTVQQPLYAGGRLDAAARAGAALAGSETAAQGWRRQQVALAVAQAYFGAQVADQAVRYAEDTLRQAQETERFVAARVEQGLLLRSEGERAKAFRAQSEAGLAEAKARAASARSALSLLTGVDTASAHLSTDLEAPSAPLPGGPGLRGDLEAGKRLAEAARAGVDAAKGALRPEVGLNLTAGTARYALGEGGNWTTASVGAKWTFSFGDSRRVSAARAQARAAELGLQWQTRQASREVEEARRAVETAEAKITFARTAVEASESVRAIRTARHREGLLPLVEVLDAEAGLSGARTLLLGSRLEWRVSRAQLALALGQPIEGVTE, encoded by the coding sequence ATGCCTTCCCTGCTGCGGATCCTTCCGCCCTTCCTCGCGCTGGTGGCCCAGGCCCAACAGCCCCTCACCCTGCCGGACGCCATCCGCCAGGCCTGGAAAGGCCAAACAGGCTTACAAGCTGGCGAGGCCCTGGCCGACAAGGCCCGGGCCGAGGCCGAGGCCCTGAAGGCCCTGCGCCTGCCCACGGTCTCCCTGGGCGTGGGCCTGACCCGGACCACCGAACCCATGCAGGTGTTCGGCACCCGCCTGGACCAGGCGCGCATCAGCCAGATGGACTTCATGCCCGACCGCCTCAATCACCCCGCCGCGATCACCGGCGGCGGCGCCACCCTCACCGTCCAGCAGCCCCTCTACGCGGGCGGGCGCCTCGACGCCGCCGCCCGGGCCGGGGCGGCCCTGGCCGGCAGCGAGACCGCGGCCCAGGGCTGGCGGCGCCAGCAGGTGGCCCTCGCCGTGGCCCAGGCCTACTTCGGCGCCCAGGTGGCGGACCAGGCCGTCCGCTACGCGGAGGACACCCTCCGGCAGGCCCAGGAAACGGAGCGGTTCGTGGCCGCCCGGGTCGAGCAGGGCCTCCTGCTCCGTTCCGAGGGCGAGCGCGCCAAGGCCTTCCGGGCCCAGAGCGAGGCGGGCCTGGCGGAGGCCAAGGCCCGGGCGGCTTCCGCCCGCTCGGCCCTGTCCCTCCTGACGGGCGTGGACACCGCGTCCGCCCACCTGAGCACCGACCTCGAAGCCCCCAGCGCCCCCCTCCCCGGCGGCCCCGGTCTGCGGGGCGACCTGGAGGCCGGCAAGCGGCTGGCCGAGGCCGCCCGGGCCGGCGTCGACGCCGCCAAGGGCGCCCTCCGGCCCGAGGTGGGCCTGAACCTCACCGCCGGCACCGCCCGCTACGCCCTGGGCGAGGGCGGCAACTGGACCACGGCCTCCGTGGGCGCCAAGTGGACCTTCTCCTTCGGCGACAGCCGACGGGTCAGCGCCGCCCGCGCCCAGGCCCGGGCCGCCGAACTGGGCCTCCAGTGGCAGACCCGCCAGGCCTCCCGCGAGGTGGAGGAGGCCCGCCGGGCCGTTGAGACGGCCGAGGCCAAGATCACCTTCGCCCGGACGGCCGTCGAGGCCTCCGAGAGCGTCCGCGCCATCCGCACCGCCCGGCACCGGGAAGGGCTGCTGCCCCTCGTCGAGGTGCTCGACGCGGAGGCGGGCCTCTCCGGCGCCCGCACCCTCCTGCTCGGCAGCCGCCTGGAATGGCGCGTCAGCCGCGCCCAGCTCGCCCTTGCCCTTGGTCAACCCATCGAAGGCGTCACGGAGTAG
- a CDS encoding efflux RND transporter periplasmic adaptor subunit: MNRTLLILPLTAVLAGLACGKHEAPAQAPALPTARVKLAAPAGTLDGGWIAATLTSTRKATLSTRMAASIRRVHVTEGQQVAEGALLVSLADEDLQGGLKAAQAAVDAASAHHRRIQNLARQNASTPSELEMAATQLAQAQAALAGVKANLAYTQIRAPFAGVVQRRYADEGAFAGPGMPLVDLEGQGALELEGTVSEQEAKSLRRGLKVSFEAEGAKGSAEISALSTGGDPVSHRAAFRARVLGGAWRTGAFARIQVPGIKAEGLTVPRTALVTRGELTGVFVARDGKAELRWLSLGDARGEVVPVRAGLTAGEQVIDTPGALTDGQPIEVVK; this comes from the coding sequence ATGAACCGCACCCTCCTCATCCTGCCCCTCACCGCTGTCCTGGCGGGCCTCGCCTGCGGCAAGCACGAGGCGCCCGCCCAGGCCCCCGCCCTGCCCACCGCCCGGGTGAAGCTGGCCGCGCCGGCCGGTACCCTGGACGGCGGCTGGATCGCCGCCACCCTCACCTCCACCCGCAAGGCCACCCTCTCCACCCGCATGGCCGCCTCCATCCGGCGCGTGCACGTGACGGAGGGCCAGCAGGTCGCCGAAGGCGCCCTCCTGGTGAGCCTGGCCGACGAGGACCTGCAGGGGGGCCTCAAGGCCGCCCAGGCCGCCGTGGACGCCGCCAGCGCCCACCACCGGCGCATCCAGAACCTGGCCAGGCAGAACGCCAGCACCCCCAGCGAGCTGGAGATGGCGGCCACCCAGCTGGCCCAGGCCCAGGCGGCCCTGGCCGGCGTGAAGGCCAACCTGGCCTACACCCAGATCCGCGCCCCCTTCGCCGGGGTCGTGCAGCGCCGCTACGCGGACGAGGGGGCCTTCGCGGGCCCCGGCATGCCCCTGGTGGACCTGGAGGGCCAGGGCGCCCTTGAACTGGAAGGCACCGTCTCCGAGCAGGAGGCCAAGAGCCTCCGCAGGGGCCTGAAGGTGAGCTTCGAGGCGGAAGGCGCCAAGGGCTCGGCCGAGATTTCGGCCCTCTCCACCGGCGGCGATCCGGTGTCCCACCGAGCCGCCTTCCGGGCCCGCGTCCTCGGCGGAGCCTGGCGCACCGGCGCCTTCGCCCGCATCCAGGTCCCCGGCATCAAGGCGGAAGGCCTCACCGTGCCCCGCACCGCCCTGGTCACCCGGGGCGAGCTGACGGGGGTCTTCGTGGCCCGGGACGGCAAGGCGGAGCTCCGCTGGCTCTCCCTGGGCGACGCGCGCGGCGAGGTGGTCCCGGTCCGGGCCGGCCTCACCGCGGGTGAACAGGTCATCGACACGCCCGGCGCCCTCACGGATGGGCAGCCCATCGAGGTGGTGAAATGA